One Chlorobaculum limnaeum genomic window carries:
- a CDS encoding IS5 family transposase, producing MYQPKFQQLTFENFHLPFGGKLDPENRWVKLADVIPWHVAETMYAKNFMSKRGAPALTVRMALGSLIIKEKLGLSDIETVEQIKENPYLQFFIGLETYQHAAPFDASMLTHFRKRLKHTDLAALQEELLQRHLAEERRKAEERNQNDDGDGGSGNKGKLIVDATCAPADIAYPTDIGLLNEAREKTEKIIDQLCANAPQELGKPRTYRKKARKAFLSAIMKRNLSKKALRRAIRQQLQYIGRNLKHIEALSAAVPLTVLSTARYRDLLVIDELYRQQQEMYKSDRKSISDRIVSISQPHVRPIVRGKAAARTEFGMKLSISVVDGISLPERMSWNAYNEGCDLVRDIERYRERYGHYPESVHADKIYRTLANRMWCKARGIRLSGVPLGRPPKDVEKNRARRRQIREDEGVRNAVEGMFGKAKRRYGLGRVMARLAESSLSVVSITFLVMNLDRLLAAPFLRLFEWLLLELDVIRNLFAWSPPRAAIECRGAMA from the coding sequence ATGTACCAGCCGAAGTTTCAGCAGCTCACGTTCGAAAATTTCCATCTGCCGTTTGGTGGTAAACTCGATCCGGAAAACCGGTGGGTGAAGCTCGCCGACGTAATTCCCTGGCACGTCGCCGAGACGATGTATGCCAAAAACTTCATGTCGAAACGGGGCGCTCCTGCACTGACGGTTCGCATGGCGCTGGGGTCCTTGATTATCAAGGAGAAGCTCGGCCTTTCGGATATCGAGACGGTCGAACAGATCAAGGAGAACCCGTATCTCCAGTTCTTTATCGGTCTTGAAACGTACCAGCATGCAGCGCCCTTCGATGCCTCGATGCTGACCCACTTTCGGAAGCGGCTGAAGCATACCGATCTGGCCGCGTTGCAGGAGGAACTCCTGCAACGCCATCTGGCTGAAGAGCGCAGGAAGGCTGAGGAAAGGAACCAGAATGACGACGGAGACGGTGGTTCCGGCAACAAGGGCAAACTCATCGTTGATGCCACCTGCGCACCGGCAGACATCGCCTATCCGACGGATATTGGTCTGCTCAACGAAGCACGGGAAAAGACCGAGAAAATCATCGACCAGTTGTGTGCCAATGCTCCGCAGGAGTTGGGCAAGCCGAGGACGTATCGCAAGAAGGCCAGGAAAGCGTTTCTCTCGGCAATCATGAAGCGGAACCTGTCGAAAAAAGCGCTTCGTCGAGCCATTCGCCAGCAGTTGCAGTACATCGGTCGAAACCTGAAGCATATCGAAGCGCTCAGCGCCGCTGTACCGCTGACCGTCCTCTCGACAGCGCGGTATCGCGACCTGCTGGTGATCGATGAGCTGTATCGGCAGCAACAGGAAATGTACAAGAGTGACAGGAAGAGCATCAGCGATCGAATCGTCAGCATCAGCCAGCCCCATGTCAGGCCGATCGTACGGGGCAAGGCCGCAGCCAGGACGGAGTTCGGCATGAAGCTCTCCATCAGCGTCGTCGACGGCATCAGCCTGCCGGAACGGATGAGCTGGAACGCCTACAACGAAGGCTGCGACCTGGTGCGGGATATCGAGCGATATCGCGAGCGCTACGGGCACTATCCCGAATCAGTCCATGCCGACAAGATCTACCGGACGCTGGCCAACCGGATGTGGTGCAAGGCACGAGGAATCCGGCTGAGCGGCGTGCCGCTCGGTCGGCCCCCGAAGGATGTTGAGAAGAACCGGGCCCGCCGGCGGCAGATCAGGGAAGACGAAGGAGTCCGGAATGCCGTCGAAGGCATGTTCGGTAAGGCGAAGCGCCGATACGGGCTGGGCCGGGTAATGGCGAGGCTTGCCGAGAGCAGTCTGAGTGTGGTCTCGATCACGTTCCTCGTGATGAACTTGGACCGGCTGCTCGCCGCTCCTTTTTTGCGCCTGTTTGAATGGCTCCTTTTGGAGCTTGATGTAATCAGAAATTTGTTCGCGTGGTCACCTCCCCGAGCGGCGATTGAGTGCCGCGGGGCGATGGCTTGA
- a CDS encoding response regulator transcription factor, which yields MADHYKIIVVEDDRDFRESMVEYLSLAGIDVTGVSSALEFYNSMSRQRYQIAVLDIGLPDQNGLVLAEFVRRNTDTRIVMLTAQASLDSKISAYRSGADIYLVKPIDFAELVASIQSILGRLNVDAELALQEQRPQGELLPAKKSEPAWSLQRQECSLLSPQGTGVSLTSKEFDLLEKLAASASEVVERQALLHALAYENDELGNKALDALIHRLRRKKDELEIRIPLKTIHGVGYSFSEPIVII from the coding sequence ATGGCTGATCATTACAAGATTATCGTTGTCGAGGATGACCGTGATTTCCGTGAAAGCATGGTGGAGTATCTCTCGTTGGCAGGAATCGACGTCACCGGGGTCTCCTCCGCGCTCGAGTTTTACAACAGCATGAGTCGGCAGCGGTATCAGATCGCGGTGCTCGACATTGGCTTGCCCGACCAGAATGGCCTGGTGCTCGCGGAGTTCGTCCGCAGGAACACCGATACGCGCATCGTGATGCTCACGGCGCAGGCCTCGCTGGACAGCAAGATCAGCGCGTATCGCTCCGGAGCCGACATCTACCTGGTCAAGCCGATCGATTTCGCGGAACTCGTGGCTTCGATTCAAAGCATTCTTGGACGCCTCAACGTCGATGCGGAGCTGGCGCTCCAGGAACAACGGCCGCAGGGCGAGCTTCTGCCAGCGAAAAAGAGCGAACCGGCCTGGTCATTGCAGCGCCAGGAGTGCAGCCTGCTCTCGCCGCAGGGAACCGGGGTTTCATTGACCTCGAAGGAGTTCGATCTGCTGGAAAAGCTGGCCGCCTCCGCCAGCGAAGTCGTGGAGCGGCAGGCGCTTCTGCACGCCCTTGCCTACGAGAACGACGAACTCGGGAACAAAGCGCTCGATGCACTGATTCACCGGTTGCGGCGAAAAAAGGATGAACTCGAAATCCGGATTCCTCTGAAAACCATCCACGGCGTCGGATACTCCTTTTCCGAACCTATCGTCATAATCTGA